The DNA sequence AATAAATAATATGATTTAACTTTtaatattatgaaaaaaaatttttttttttaacttgagtACGAAAACattttagcaaaaaaaaaaaattaaataataatgagattacaagaagaaaactACTAATGttttaaattgatgaaaaaataatgaaagaattatgttataattttttttaatgatattgtctaataatttaaattttaaagaataaaaatTGGCAGCTGTAGATTTGTTAAATGAGAAAAATGATTAAATAAAATTAGTAAAAAATACAAAGCCAATAGACAATAACAATTtggatttttcaaaattttaggaGAGCCCAATGCCTCTCTTTGTCATAACGTGGCTCCGTCACTGCATCAGGCCAGATATCCTTCTTCATTGAACCCTTAACAACAAAGGCTCCAGTAGCAGCCTCCACATGTTGAATTTCATGAAGCTCTATGAATTTGGAACCTTCAAGTTTTTCCCCAAATCTTTTTTCTTCGCCTTTAATTCACAGCTGAAATGGAAGTTAGGAAATGATTAAATGATGGCTAGAATGGGCAGGGAAGAGATTTGGAGTGTCAAATTGATGCTGAAGATGCCATGGATAGGGGGGGACAGCACCCAGCAGGGTCCTTCATTTCTTGCTCCAATTCTTGTATTCTAAATGGGAAATTCAACAACACAGCTGGGTTAAAGAGAAAGGAGGGCGAGGGAAAAGTTTTTCCGAGAAAGAAAGGCAGGGATTTTGGCCAGATGGGCGGAATTTTTGAACGGCTCTCTCCTCCCCTGTTTCCCTTCGCCCCCACCCTCCCGTTtttctcttcctgtcctttttTAGCACTTTTTGAGACTATCTAGATCtttcttaaattattattattattattattattattattattattattattattattattattttctaaataattcttatttaaatatttcCCCTCTTTGATTAACTACAATAGTATAGTCCTTCCTCCAAATTTCAAtacttattatcttattaatattgTTATTTACACCAATGTAAGGGTGTGGAGGTTACGTTTCATAAGTATTAATTGGCAAGTCGTATAGTTGAACTCCAAATTAAAACCAGGCTAGAATCTATGATTTATTGAAGCATACACAAGCGACATTCATATATTTAAACCTATTCACCGAATACATATCTATATTTTGCACTTACAAGACTTCAGTACTGTTCAATAGTAGAAAACAATAATGACCAACaaatgaaggaaaataaaaaatgataCCACATGAGAAAGGTTTGGCAAGTAACTTGCCTTTGAAGCATGCGGCATATTAACTACAGAAAACACCTCCATGGCATTAAGAAGTGGTGGTAACGTAGAATTCTCTGCCGGCGATATTGTTACATTAGCTGAACCATTAACTTGAACCGGATATAATGACACCACATGGAACCTATCACTAGTATAATAGGGTGGAACATCAGTGGCAACCAATGTTTTGCTATCTATAAAAATCTCAACTTGGGCAATTGAATTTTCAGGAGATCTGTTAATTGGGTCGCTGAAATAGAGCACAAAGTAGGCCACTGCAGTTGTTTGAGTAGAAAAGTTGACAGATAAATAGATGGAGTCTGAGACATTTTTTGCTTGTATTGCAGTTTCCATAACAGGCCATGGGGGGTAATTTTCACCAATCATTGTGTCATCAACAATTCTGTCAGAGGCGATGTTGAGATATTCGGTCATTTCTTTCGACTTCCAAATTCGATTGAACCGATCTAGGTCGTGACTTAGTTGCCTATATCACACACCATGGTTAACCGATATTATCCAAATGGTAAGAAAGTTTCTTTTTTTGGGGAAATTTTATAAAAGTAAATGTAAAACTTTATACTATCAAGGATAATATTTATCTCTGCAACAATGTCAAACAGACAAGAATAGAACTAAATTAAACTCACTCAATAGTATTGTTTGCACCGTAATTGGTCCTGCTATGAAGAAGCAAAGCTGTCTTGTTCTCCATCAACCTGTAGGTATTCCTCATATCAATTGCTGTAGCTTCAAGGGAAGAAATGAATGGAATCCCATCGCCAATATTGTCCAAACACACTTGTGCACTATCTCTCTTGATCATGTAAATCATTTCATGGTAAACAGGCTCATTATTACTCGTAGAATTAGCTGTCACTGTTGCCCAAAAATTTCCATCTATCTCCAAATTGAAACTTGGAGGCTTGGAAAGGCCATCATAGTTGCCATAATAAAACCCTGCTCGAAACAGAAACTTGGTGTCCAATGGCGATGGCGATGGCGACTGCCGTAAATACAAGGGTAAGAAGTAGCAGTTCTTCTGGCCGTCAGGGAAATATCGCAGAGAGTTCATTGTGCTAAAATTTTGGCTGTATCTGAGTAGTTGGTTTTCTCCGGTGTACACAAATTTTTCATCGGTGAGCCATGAAATGGGACCATCAGGATTCCTCGTCGGTGTTTGGTTGGATGCTCCACAGTCAATCCTCAAGTCACTATAGCGTTCTGTTATACAGAAAGTTAATCAATTTCATTGTATAGATATCAGCATTTCCCTGACATGATTTTTTTTTCAGAATCGAAACTTACCTTGTGAAAAGGCCTGCAGGGAGATGGACAGGAGCACCACCAATATCATATTCAGAACCATcatcaattcctccatttgtagGACAATAAATTAAAGAGTTAATTACTTGAGCTGAGAGATATCTATCCAAATACTTGCTGTCTTATATAATTGAGTCCTGCCTGCTAAAGCCAAGAAAGAGTTCAAAGGATATGTTTACAAATATTA is a window from the Hevea brasiliensis isolate MT/VB/25A 57/8 unplaced genomic scaffold, ASM3005281v1 Scaf322, whole genome shotgun sequence genome containing:
- the LOC131177084 gene encoding receptor-like protein kinase At3g21340, translating into MEELMMVLNMILVVLLSISLQAFSQERYSDLRIDCGASNQTPTRNPDGPISWLTDEKFVYTGENQLLRYSQNFSTMNSLRYFPDGQKNCYFLPLYLRQSPSPSPLDTKFLFRAGFYYGNYDGLSKPPSFNLEIDGNFWATVTANSTSNNEPVYHEMIYMIKRDSAQVCLDNIGDGIPFISSLEATAIDMRNTYRLMENKTALLLHSRTNYGANNTIE